Below is a genomic region from Candidatus Neomarinimicrobiota bacterium.
CCAGCATATTCGGCAGATAAGTCATGGACTTTATAGCGGGGACCATGCGGCCCAGCGGATAGTCCGCCTCTTTGACGAACTTGATTTTCACCGGGAAGGCTGGCTCCGGCTGGGCGTACCGTATGCCGAGGTAAAGGTTGGAGGCACCGGAATGATCCCAGGGGGCGCCTGCCAGGGTGCCCCGCGTACACATCAGACGCAGCAGGGTATCACTCAGACCGTTGCGAACTCCCAATTCCCGCATCAGCGCCACCACTTCATCATCAGGCATTGGGAAGTCGATCCGCAGGATTTTCATGCCTTCCCGCATCCGGGCCAGGTGCTTGTGCCAGCGGAATATGTTGCCGTTCGCCAGCCGCAGGGTTTCGAACAAACCGTCGCCATACCAGAAACCGCTGTCCATGAACGGTACGGTGGCTTTACTCTGACGTACCCATTCACCATTGGCATAGACAATCGGATCGTGTTGTTTCCCGGAACGCGTTGATGTCATACTTTCAACTCACCAGTCGAGGCGGGTGAAATTAAGGGTATTCACGCCGGTAATCGCGTAGGAAAAAACCCCCTCCTTGATGAGCTCCCCCGGAAAGTCACTTTTACCGACCGAATCCAGGGCCGCCCTCACGCGCTGACCCTCCCGGCGCCGGGTGATACGTGGTAGGTGCGGCGGCGACCATTTGAGGTACGTGCCCGCCAGACCATACACCCCTATAATGATATCCTCATCCCAATCGGGATTGAAAAACAACTGCCTTCCCTTGAGCCCGAGGTATTTGCTGCCTGTGCTGGCCGCTGTAGGAACAGCACCCAGCTTTGCCAGCTTCGGGTACAATTGATCGCTCATGAGCCGGTCGAACCGTTCCGAATCCACATTCTGGAAAAGCCAGGGCCATTCGTAATCGGGGAGTCGCTCCAGCCAACTCTGGCAGTTCTCATGGTAGTTCTGATAATTGATCCACGCGGAATCGGCTTGCAGCAGCAGCAGCCGGGCAATTAAGTCCCGACGCGGCTTCTGCTCGTGAAGCCAGAGCAGAAACAGCAGGGTGGAGTAGGGATATTTCGCGCTGAAGTTATCGGCCCCGATCCCCGCCAGGAGATTGGGATTACAGCTGTGTGCAAGTCCAGGAGGAATTCCCTCGCTCACTGTCAGGATATGATGCCCCAGGCAGCGGCACTCGGGACGACAGACATCCAGATCGATCCATAGCAGCCGATCTCTATGCTCCACCCCGTCCGGGGACAGCCAGAGTGTCGTGCAGTCGTAGTAGCCCTCCACGTGCCACTCCAGGCAATGATGCAAAAAGGCGGCGGAGAGCAGGCCGTCTATATCAGTGGAAATGACCATCGGCAGATGCCGCTCTTTCAGCCATGGAAAGCGCTTGAAAATCCCTTTTCGGGAAAGTGTCGTCTGCGTCCCGGCGTTCACCAGGTGACCTTGGGGTGGTTCACCGCTGGCCGGTCTCCCTTGCATAGCACTAGGATCCGATCCACAGCGGTGGCCCGTCCCCGCGTTTCGTTCCAGATTTTGGTAACCTTGGCGCTGTCGGCGATGGCGTCGGGCACAATGTCCACCAGCTGCAGGCCGGTCTTGGGTGCCGCCGATTCCCAGACCCTCTCGGCTAGATTCAGGGGAGGTTCCCCGTTCTGGGCTACGTCGCCGATAACCAGGGTCGCCATGCCTCCGGGCCGCAGAAGAGTTTCCAGCTGCCGGATTGTATCACCCATGAACTCCAGGTAGGTCGGTAGGGCATGGCCGTCGTCGAGACGGCGGTCAACCTCCTCAACGGGCACATCCAGGAACCAAAGCCGGATCCAGTTATACAGCCCATACTTGACCACCTTGAGGTAGGGAGGTGACGACACCACCAGCTGGATGGATCCTGGTGCGACCACCTCGTGCAGATGGCGCACGTCGTACTGATAGGCCTCGCCACTTACTGGCGGACGGCCGCGGCGGTAAAGCCGCTCGATGCGTCGGCTGGTGTTGGTAAATACGTCCAGGGAGAGGTATTGCAGCCCCTTATCATTAACATATTTGCGAATATACTCCGGGCTCATGCTGAAGGTATTGGGCATGTCAATGCTCAAATATATGGATTCGGTCCCATTCCGCCGGTATTTGCCGTGCAATATGCCCAGAATGGTCGCTCGAATGAAAATGTCCTCCCGGCTCTCTGTGAGGGCGGCCTTTAGAAAAGTCAGCTTTGATAGGGTTTCAGGATGAAAAACAACAGTGATCGGGCCGATCTCTTTGGATGGTTTCCCCCCATTCGTCTTATAGTCCATTTCCAGCTCAGCGAGGCGTGCCAGTACAGCGGGCTTATCCGGTGGATCAACTTTGGCCCGCGAGAGGACATATGCCAGCGGATTCAGGTCGTTGGCGATGCCCACTCGCTCTTCCACGCAGGCTTGCGTGGGAGTGGTTCCCCGCCCGCTGAAAGGGTCCAGCACCCGGTCACCTCTCCGGCTGAATCGCTGGATGAAGTAGTGCGGAATGCGCGGCGGAAACATCGCCATGTAACTGCACATGGGGTGGAACGGATGCCCCCACGCCTTGGAAATCACTTTCCACTCCGGTTCAATGGGGGGATGCAATTTCACAATCATTTACTTGCACATCCGGCTGGAATATATCAAACTATCTACTGTTTAAATCTTGCTTTCTCTGGCAGGAAACTTACGAATGGAGGATAGTTTCCCATGAAAAAAACACTTTTGGCTCTCGGACTCGTTCTGGCTCTGCTGGTTCCCTCCCAGCGCGCCATGGCCCTGATCGGCTTTGGCCTCAATGCCGGTCAGGACAGCTATTCCATCAGTGGTGAGTCCTACACCAACCTGTTTGGCATATCCGGCATTACCTTGACCCGCGAGGATTTCGATAAGCCATTTGGCATCGGTGGATACCTGTTTATCGACGCGATCCCTATCATCGACGTGGAGGTAGGATTTGATCTCTATGGCCGAGACTATACATTCACGTACGTCAATGATTTGACGGGTGATTCTGAACCCCAGGATTTCGCTTGGTTGCGTACGACTGGGTATCTCTCTATCCAGAAAAATGTCTTCAAACTGCCTGTCATCAAGTTCTATGTTGGCGGTGGCCTCAACTTTAACGCGTCCTTACCGATTGTCGATAAGGATTTCATAGAAGAATTCTTAGGAGACGAAAACACGGCACTGGATATTGATGACCTTCTGGAAGCTTCAGAATCCAATAGTGGCGTCCATTTTGAACTGGGTGCGCGTATGAAGCCGCCGCTGATCCCGATTGCCCTTAACGTCAGATTCCGGCAGACCATGGTGGAGGGAATCGTCCCCGGTAAGAAAGCCTTCGCGACTATCAGTGCCGGTATTGGCTTCCAGCTGTAATTCGAGTTCTTTTTCTTGTCAATAACAATGGGGCCGCTGCGGAGTGGCCCTTTTTTTTCATGCGTCTATTAATGAACCAGAATCAGCCGCTCCAGCCGCTCCCAGCGTTTTCCCGTTCCCGTATCTCTTGCTCGGAACAATAAGATGTACTGGCCCGTTTTATAACGCACCAGGTCTACCGACCGGGCATCCCAGGTGACCACTCCCGACCCGGGCAGCGGTCCCTCATTGGCGAGGGTACTCAGCCGGCGGCCGGCCAGGTCATAAATCTCGACCAGCAAGTTAATGGCGGCGAAAGGGGTCACATACTTGACCACCAATATGGATGAAGGCGTATTCAGTGGCAGAGGGTTGGGTTCCAATACCAGGCCGGATTGATCCTGCGCGAGCAGTACCGAGTTTTGCCTGCCAGCCGTGTGCCCCTGGGGTGCGGGTGAT
It encodes:
- a CDS encoding aminotransferase class IV; the protein is MTSTRSGKQHDPIVYANGEWVRQSKATVPFMDSGFWYGDGLFETLRLANGNIFRWHKHLARMREGMKILRIDFPMPDDEVVALMRELGVRNGLSDTLLRLMCTRGTLAGAPWDHSGASNLYLGIRYAQPEPAFPVKIKFVKEADYPLGRMVPAIKSMTYLPNMLATRDAIAEGAFEPVFVNRDGLVTECATRNIFFVKSQTLRTADTSLGILPGVTRDLIMELAGEMGLPLDLSPIPFEEVNAMDEAFISGTGIGAYPVTWEGYHPSDYAVTMRLRERIEAQVQLETKGS